The genomic stretch AAGTCAATGAAGAACCCCTCAATTTAGTTTTAAAACTCTTTTAACAGCATCATCAACAGAGCCTTTAAACTCAAAATGAGTTTTGCCGTTATTTCTCAGCGCATCAATCATTTTCGAGCCAAAGGACTCTGCAACTAAGGTGTCTATGCTCCTTTGAGCAAGGAAATTTGCCGCTGAAGGTCCTGCGTTACGACTTGCATCCTTGTAAGGGTTATCAACAACCTCAATCAATTTACCTTCGTTGTTAAAGATAAGATAATAAGGGCATTTAGCAGCTATTTTGCTTACAGAATCTTTTATAGATTTACTGTCGGCTGCAACCGCAAT from Thermodesulfobacteriota bacterium encodes the following:
- a CDS encoding NifB/NifX family molybdenum-iron cluster-binding protein, with the translated sequence MKKMILISLAILVFYPVMVNAAELENMKIAVAADSKSIKDSVSKIAAKCPYYLIFNNEGKLIEVVDNPYKDASRNAGPSAANFLAQRSIDTLVAESFGSKMIDALRNNGKTHFEFKGSVDDAVKRVLKLN